DNA sequence from the Oryza brachyantha chromosome 5, ObraRS2, whole genome shotgun sequence genome:
AAATCACACACACATTCCATCCATCCTCCCCACATCAAATCTAGCGCATCAAATccaatggtcaaatatagatctaGAATTCAATGGTGTCATAAAAAGACCGAAAGAAGCATTATAATACCACCGTGTCAGCAAAAACCTCCCGCTAATTAAAATCCAagctaatttatctatatcaTGTTATTGATTAGCATCTGTATGAAGATACGTCTGTCAATTATAGATGAACATTTGAATGAaattatgcatatatttatgacttttatttattattactaaagagactttaagaatgacttataatatcgtatatttgtaaaaaaaacttttaaaaagttgaatggttaaatatagatccaaaattCAAAGGTGTCATGAAAAATCTAGGGAAAAGTATTATGAATACCACTATGTCAAAAACATCACCCTCTATTTCTATTTGTCAATCTGTACTATAtacttttttagataatatctATACAGATATATATTacatagtttaatttattcttgccccaatttatttatttgatgctATAGTATATTTTGAGCTAAAAAGAGCTTAtgtgataaataatttttgtatGTATTATACGGTAATTAATGTTTGATTTAGATTTCATTTTATGTGATAGAAGGAGACACAATGATATTTATTTGAAAActcacaaaaaaattagatgttgaattacatgttatttgagagttgcacaattctcttgtttatttgatatatacaattaTCATTGATTTTTGATTTAATAAAATGTGACAGTAAACTGTATGGGATGCAACTCATGTTTGCATAAAGTagcttttattaaatttagctttataaaatttaaatcttgtgcTCATATTagttaatataaatattttatttaattgaaATTATCAATGTAATGTGTGAACCTGATTTTGTAGTGATTAtgaaattagtgtctaaacttgttgttgcaatgtttttgaaatttgTGAATGACATTGGTCTTATTGAAATTACTGTCCAAACTTAAAAGCTAGCACTTGTAATGTATGCTAGCATACAAATAATTTTGCAGAACTATCATAGTCACTATTAACTGGTGGTTTGTTGCTATTTTATCAGAGTTTTGCTAGATAATCAAAGTAACAAATATCTGATAGGCAGACAACTTTAAATATTTGGTTTATAGATCAATTGCATTTGAAAGAGTTTTGGATATCTTATTTGCATTCATAAGTAGAGCCCGTAGCGTTAGCATGGGTATGGTGCTAGTATTTATATGTACTAAAACATGTAGATTTAACTagtctatataaaaattagtcaaCCACAATAGTCCTTCATAATCCAATAACATAGAATTTTGGGCCTACAAATTACAAGatcattttccaaaaaaaaaaacagccatGATCCAAGCCAAAAATACATAGGTAATCATTATCTTTTCcatgatataattattaatctaTTTGAATGTAAATACTTTCCATGAATCTACCAGTTTGCACATTTAatcttaatattttatattggtTACCGGTTTAAGatgtcaatatattttttatattttatttttatatatttatacatcgatgaagtaaaaaaatatggtaaataTTGGTATTAAGAAACAGTAACAAGAgtaaagttttctttttttttttgggaacgAGAAGACTAAGTAGTTGacacaataaataataatgtttTGGACTGTGGccggaagagagaaaaaaggataaaaaaaatgctttattAAGCTAACAGGTTTCCATTCGCGTCATCAGGTAGTATGGTACTCATCGTACGCGTTTGTATTTTCAGGGAGAGATTTATTTacagttgaaaaataatttatttataaaattcgtgttcttagcaatctagaataaatggctgaaaaataaactaccatgaaaaaaattctaaaatcaagttcaaatttaatattaaaaatatatattttagcttataaaaaagttcaaatttaagattgaaaatatgtatttttagcctATCAGTTATAACCATatatagaaatgaaaagattgATGAATGAGGTTGTATACGTACGTAGGTGAGGGCAATTGATGTATCACGGGTTATGGGCGGTGGGGTCTCCAATTGGCTGCTACTTTGCGATTTAATTAGAAGGCGAAACGGATTAATGCACGAGATGGAAGTGCATGCCGTCGCTGTACACAAAATCATTTGCTTTTTTCCGTCCTAGGAATAGTATGGCCCTTACCTAATTAAACTCATCTTTTGCTCGCATTCACGGGTTATTTACGTGCTGCCTCCGGCGGGCGGCGCACGGTGTGCGCCTATGTATGTAATCCTTTTTCCGATTAAAGACACACGTACTTAGGCTTTCTTTTAAATGAAataatggcaaaaaaaaaaagcaaataagAAGCAACATCGATCAGCAAATTCAGCCAACGGACTAACACCAACACCATCGTTTTGTTTTAAATGATGGAATGATATTGCGAGTTTGAGCGAACTTGATCAGAACTTTGGGAGTCAATCTCGGGTTGACAGGGACATGAAAACTAATTGAGACCTTTGGCACAAACAAAGAACGTAAgttcacaaatatatttttattagattatttttttaacgtcTCGCTCAAAGCGGGGCATTACAAATAATCATGAAATGGAGACAAGAAATATTTAATCCGTGAACTCACTATAAGTTTTTAGAATACTAATTAACTTAATTGTCTTCTTTAACGATTGTAATTTTTTGGTGCAAAGTtgcatacttttttttcttttgagaacACAGTATAACGCCCTACCACTGAAAGTATAAAGCCGGTAGAAACTCCAACAAGAAATCAAACCTAGGATCTCAAGTGCTGCTAAGGTCTTTGTAACTACTAGGTTAAAGGATCGCGTATAGGGCCTGTTTAGGGGAGCTTCTTCTAGCTGCAGTTTTTTCCAGAAGCTGCTACTGCTAGAAGCTGCCTCAAACGGTcgacagcttctgagaatctgtagttacagattctagaaaatgaactaagaatttagaatctggagaagctgggtttaggagatTTTCCAgtttctcagaagctggctaccaagcagctgcttatcagaatctaaagctccccaaacagatCCATAGTTGCATACTTTGGTTCTATTGCTGATTTCAGCTGTTTTAATACTTGGGAGATATTTTCTAAACAAGTGTTGGAAGTTTATGGTGTAAGCCAAAGAAAgtgagtgacaaaaagttccAAAAGTAAACCACCTTTCAGCTATTTAATATCTTAGATTGATGAAAGAAAATGACAGCACTAGCCTTTTAAGTCTCACATTTCACTGCTAGGCGCTAACTAGCCATACATGAAAGTGCTAGTGAATAGTGATGActaagaaaggaaaaaaaaagagcagaaaatatatagtacatgTTTAGAAGTTGACTATGCAAGTCTTTTTAGCACTTCACTTTggtcaaaattaaatatagtgcttttttttggttgaagcCATTTTTTTGCCCTAACAAAGTTTTGGTGAATTGAATAGTATTACATGTATATTTGGATTGTTACCAATTTCGGCCTTTactaaaacaaatacaaattgTACACTgccaattttaaatatataagcacacattgattttaatttattctataaataaatcatgacattttACCATGCAaactattataattatatcgtacgatctatacatgtaaacttggTACTAAAATTCGAATATAAGAAACATGGTAAATATGTACCAAGTGTTTTGGTCCTGATGTGTATCATTGTCCTATTGTGTATCATGTTGACGAGGAACAACATGCAATAAAGGAACCACGCGCGGTACCGGATATTGTCATCGGCGTGCAACCCTCGAACGTAGAGAAAGACGAGCCGCCGTGAAAGATTAGCGAGCAGTCGCGCAACGCGTTACCGAAAAACCTTATCGTCATCTTCTCCTAGTGCAGACATCGAAGACAAATGTTTTAAAACACCTGCAATCTCGATTACCGGTGTATACCGGCGAGCGGGATGGAGTAGAACCGAGTGGACGTAGTATAGAGGAATACTGAAATTAAGTCCACTAAAAATACTGTTACATGAGAGAACCCCGGCATCCTAGGTAACTCTCGAATACAAATCACCGCCGCACATCACTCACTAACTAAAAGTGCATAACCAAAGTTCAGTCCTTTTCTACGACGACATATCTGTATAGTGAGGTTTCCTCGATCCTATGAATGGAGAGGCTTTATTGTTCATTAATTACAACTTTACAAGATGATAGGATCCATCCATGTAAAGCTACACTAACCCATACCAGTGATATGGGTAGAAATTTTCTTTCGTTGGTAGTCCTACACGTCACAAGTTAATAtcgcatataaaattttatatacccATTAACTAAAAATACgattttaattacaaaaaaatatagaaagtgTCTTCGTGGACTAAAATAGAGGCAGACACGTGTCCACCTAGACGGCTATGGACGTGTCAACGCCCCTGAtccatgtattaattaatctacggACGTGTCTctaatgaaaaaattataactaacTCTCCAACATCTTTGGAGCTTAACAGTTGACTCCTGTCACTAATTAATGCAGTGTAGGTTCAGTTGGAGTTTCCATCGTGCAAAAATGATTTTGCACGAAAAGATCGTCCGTCGGTATCGATCCCGATCGAAGAGGACAGGTAACGCCCTAACCGTCACAAGATCGAGCAGTAGCTAACTCATGGATCTATCTCTGAATTTATGTACGTTTGATCTCACAGTGTCACACGTACGTTTCTCCTCCAGAAAAAGGTTGCAGCCAACCTCTGTAAACAAGCCCTAATCTGCACTTAAATCTGTCGGTTTCATTTCGGTTACAGGGCGACATCCAAGTTGCTCTTGCTACCTTTGGTAATGCCTATAAATTGGATCAGTTGATCAGACAACAAGGCGCCCAAATCATATCGAAATTTGGCTTAATTATTGACAAGGGAGTGACGGCATGCAGATCATGGCAGTAAACAAGAGCTTGGAACGAACAAAATGCTTCGTGCTGCTGTCCAAGGTAGTTATCACATCATAACGCCCcatcttttagcttataattataagtcaaaatttaaatttttaatctttatcttacagttgattttgagtttttttcaccaaactttatttagaaagtaagaatacgtatataaaatttttatttacaaactatttttcgtttgcaaatatgttgtttgtttttttttccacgaaACATCTAATTAATCACCCTaactaatttttcatcttGCAAAAATTTCTCATAATTAGTAAAGACATTagcttatttaaaattttgcaaacaacTATATCCAAAATGACATGATTTATTCCAATGGAAGCTAATGTATTAGCAGGATTTTTTATGCAagaacaaattttttgagGGAAAATTTAATATGCATAGGTGAAATGAAATATGTTGGTGATTAATGCTAATATGTGTATCTGTTCTCCCTCACCAGAACAAGGATCAAGCTGAGCTGCGGCGATCACACTCGGAGTGCTCCAACCCCATTGCGGCGGATCGTCAGCTCGTCGCCGGAGCGGTGGCggcaggcggaggcggctccgacgtggagacgacgacggcggtgcgGTGCGCGTGCTGCAGCGTGACGGAGGAGTGCACGGCCGCCTACATCCGCCGCGTCCGGGCGGCGCACTGCGGCTACTGGGTGTGCGGCCTCTGCGCGGAGGCCGTCAGCGAGCGGCTGCGCCGCCGGGCgcccgccgacggcggcgccaccaTGGAGGAGGCGCTGCGTTCGCACATGGCGGTGTGCAGGAACTTCAACTCGACGACGAGGCTGAACCCAAAGCTCTCCCTCGCCGGCTCCATGAGGGACATTGCCAGGAGGAGCTTCAACCGgcggacgtcgtcgtcgtcgtcgtcgccggcgacgtgccACGACCAGCTCCGGGTTGGCAAAACGATGGCGAGGACACTCAGCTGCCAGCCAAGGTTCTTGACGTGATCGTATTTATCTTTCAGTAAcgtgcaattaattttaatgttcagATACCCTGTATTTTAACATGGACAGTAAAAAACCTGTATATGGAAGTGTCATGTAAATTGCTCATTTGTGTATGGCTAATTGTATATCAACTTTATTTCCTCTTTCAGAGATGTTATGGTTCATTTCATTAGACTGCGTATTAGGGACACTAGTTACATATATGTGATTGTAGGTGCATATGCATGGTATTTGCATTTAAGTGTTTCTGAATCAATGTAATCATGTGTCTGTACGTATCTATCTAATAATGATTGGCACcatttttagaaaagaaaagattggCACGTGCTCGAATGCAGGGGAGGAATGGCATATTTgttggaaaaataatttatgagtaaatattttatatacatatcttACTGATTAAAAAacaaggctgaaaataaagttaggtgaaaaaaacataaaagcaactttaaatttaaggttaaaattaaaattttgacttacaaATATAAGGAGTAGCGAAAACATGGAGGTGGCCGAGTGGATATGGTACGTGTTCGTGTAGGTTGTTGGATGTAATAAGGAAAATGTTAATTTTACATGTCTGGTCAGAGTTTCAATCACAAAACTGAATAAAGCTAGacatttaacttataaaacaTCCTCTTCTAAGTGGTTTTCACTAACGTGACACCAATGTGGACATATGGACTCAatattttaggtttttcatGTGGCATATATAGCGTTTATGTAGCATGGACATAAATCGGCGGgacacaaaaattaaataaaacaattaaaaatcgGTGGGGCCGACATGTAAGCatattaagaaataaaaaaaacattgccCATGTGAATTGCTTTACAAAAACTGTCTTTATGCAAATAACGTCCATCCTTGAACCATGTGTTCAAAACTCTTGTTGTAGTGGTGACTTTTGAGTACTCTATGTATTCATGGTTGAACAATGAAAGCTAATGTATTAGCAAGATTTTTTCCAATGGAAGCTAATGTAAGCatattaagaaataaaaaaaacattgccCATGTGTAGTAACaaactcaaaaataaaataaaaacagtggGCCACGAGTTATCATCACACCATCTCTCCTGCTCCTCTTTCTCACCGTCCatgttctctcttctctttctcttcacATCCTCTTTCGCTGAGAAAGATCGAAGTGCCACTGGCACTGAGGAGCAGCACGACGAGGATGAGGAGCTAGCATGGACATGCATTGCTGGCAACAACACAAAGGAATGCATGCAACAAAGGCTTTAACAGCCGGACGAAGGCTCGCCGGTGCGAGAAAGAACGACTCacactatttaaaaaaataatttattgccACCAATTTATCacaacgaaaaataatatactgTACTATCgtaatgataattttttctatgacaaatgactatattttgttgGAACAATTTACGATCGTTGTTTTATTCAGTATTTTTGTTGCAATAAGAAATGAGCTATCTCCACAAAACACGAAGTGCAGCCTCCCCGCATCAAGATCGCGGGCCCTTTGTGTGCAAGCCTAGGGAGCTAAGCTCTATGCCAACCTTCGCGTGGCAGTCATCGTTGTCCTACTTGACATCGCGGCCTTCAACGCCCCCCACATCGGGGAGCTCGCCGGtacgtggaggagagagaggaaaaagaacaaaaagagATGAGATatgtttcttaattttttttaacatgcaGATACccttgtgtattttttatttttctttattgtaATTACATGTAAGCCCTGTATGTCTGACTTAGACAACTTGCCACGTAGATGTCATGTGAGACAAAACTACTCTTGAAACTATTTAGTAGCATGATTTGTACTTTGTCTATGGGACCAAATTGAGGGAAACAACAGTTGTAGTAACTCAGCCCATAATTGAGGGACCAAATTTGGACTTTGTCTGTGTAGAAATGGGATGACTGGGCCCGTCAGGTGGAAGATGGATATGCCTAGTGGGCGCTGTTGGGTTTACTAGTTTGCTCACCCTGGATAGCCTAAGATAAGAATATTGGCCCAACTTAGGAAAGCTGATTTCCAAATGGACTTTCTCAATCTCAattttagagcaaattttgCGGCAACATTTTCCCGGAGAAATTTTGCAGCAATTTGAAttggaaatatatatttggaatTTTGGTCCTTTCGGCAATAGGGAGAACGAAAAAGCTCAAAACACATACACAGCCCCAAGAAATATGATGGTGAAAGTGGGGCCAACGAAAAACATTTCACAAAAACGGGTCAACATGCCATGTCGTTTTGAAGATGACAAAGAGTGACAAAGtgaaccagaaaaaaaaaagggtttttGGCCATAAAACTTTATGGATCCATTTTTTCACCGTACATTATAGTAGAACGGTTACAATTCATCCCTGAATTTTGGAACAcgttaaaaatatcacattcgCGACTGGTTTTAGTGGTAGTTGTTTTCACGTCTATAGCTGGATGATCATTTTGTGCCCATGACAAGTCACGGCTGTGTCCACCAAATGACTGCATCGCGTGCTCCTGGATCAGATATGGATTATTCTTTCTATACATGACAACACCGGCCTCAGCGAAAATCTAAGTCAAATATATGATGCCGTTTGATTTTAGACATGATATTAATGATTCATCCAGAATTTTGGTCCAAAGATTCAGACATAAAGTCAtcgttaaaatatatttaatgataaaataagtgtaacaaaataaatcatacttGCATAGCTTCCTTAGTTGGATGAATAATGGTCAAATGTCATGTTCAAAATTCAACAACATCGTAGTTGGCATCAAATTACACGAAGACATATAAACACACAGGGATATGTATTAGATAGATTGTAGAGGTCGTTGATTGGTTTGTCCATTTACTGTTGGTTGATTTAAATCAGCTTAATTAGCCCCACATGGTTACAGAAAAGGGTGGTCTTGCCTCTACGTGGATTTCTCCACACATCCTATAAATCAGGCTTGGAGATCAACTGCAATTCAAACAAATCTTGGATCCAAGCTATACAACATAAGAACTAACTTTAATTGGACTCAAGACTCAGAGGATGCTGGTCATACCACCCAAGTACACCATTTGCTTTGCCCGGGCACACAGTAATGGTCAGAGACCAGCTGTTTCCTTAGGAAAACTCTGGTTCTTTTCAAATTTAGCTTGAAGTTGCTTAAATCCAATCTAGTGATAGATGTAGTTGTCAACAACCCTGTATTAAAAACTAAGGTGCTATTTGGTTTTAATTATTGATAAGTAACGTGCAGATCGATCATCTAGTTTACTGAAGTTCAAGAG
Encoded proteins:
- the LOC121054414 gene encoding uncharacterized protein LOC121054414, giving the protein MQIMAVNKSLERTKCFVLLSKNKDQAELRRSHSECSNPIAADRQLVAGAVAAGGGGSDVETTTAVRCACCSVTEECTAAYIRRVRAAHCGYWVCGLCAEAVSERLRRRAPADGGATMEEALRSHMAVCRNFNSTTRLNPKLSLAGSMRDIARRSFNRRTSSSSSSPATCHDQLRVGKTMARTLSCQPRFLT